Proteins from a single region of Pseudodesulfovibrio portus:
- the xylB gene encoding xylulokinase has translation MSELYIGIDSGTQGTKGVILDGESGDILDEAYAPHGLLEDNAGMREQHPSWWLTACHAVISRLISGPRVDPSLVRGIGVSGQQHGFVPLDAAGEVIRPAKLWCDTATTAQCAAITERMGGPEAVMNAIGNSVAAGFTASKVVWLKDNEPENYDRLATILLPHDYINFWLTGERRTECGDASGTAFFDVKRRAWSGELLDAMDPSGKLTACLPELIESDQPVGVVRPELAGEFGFADDVLVSSGGGDNMMAAIGTGNVVPGQVTASLGTSGTIYAYSETPVVDPRGELAAFCSSSGGWLPLVCTMNVTVATELTRNLLELSTSRLNEMAESAGPGSGGLLLLPYFNGERTPALPGATASLHGMNSTNYTPQNMCRAAMEGATFGLRYGMDVMQRLGLEPSEIRLVGGGARSALWRQIVADILGCPVLRPRVEEAGALGAAIQAVWCVKTDRGERVSLPELAARYVTMDLTGGAEPDSARKGLYEDIYGRYLLLDKALRSMNE, from the coding sequence ATGAGTGAACTGTACATAGGCATCGACTCGGGGACCCAGGGGACCAAAGGGGTGATCCTGGATGGTGAAAGCGGCGATATCCTGGATGAGGCGTACGCCCCCCACGGGCTGCTGGAAGACAATGCGGGCATGCGCGAGCAGCACCCGTCCTGGTGGCTGACCGCCTGCCACGCCGTCATCTCCCGGCTGATTTCCGGCCCCAGGGTCGACCCGTCCTTGGTGCGGGGCATCGGCGTGTCGGGCCAGCAGCACGGGTTCGTGCCCCTGGACGCGGCGGGCGAGGTCATCCGCCCGGCCAAGCTGTGGTGCGACACCGCCACCACGGCCCAGTGCGCGGCGATCACCGAGCGGATGGGCGGGCCCGAAGCCGTGATGAACGCCATCGGCAACTCCGTGGCCGCCGGGTTCACCGCTTCCAAGGTGGTCTGGCTCAAGGATAACGAGCCGGAGAATTACGACCGGTTGGCCACCATCCTGCTGCCCCACGACTACATCAATTTCTGGCTCACCGGCGAGCGGCGCACCGAATGCGGCGACGCCTCGGGCACGGCCTTTTTCGACGTCAAGCGGCGGGCGTGGAGCGGCGAGCTCCTGGACGCCATGGACCCGTCCGGCAAACTGACCGCCTGCCTGCCCGAGCTCATCGAATCCGACCAGCCCGTGGGGGTGGTCAGGCCGGAACTGGCCGGGGAATTCGGTTTTGCGGACGACGTGCTGGTCTCCAGCGGCGGCGGCGACAACATGATGGCCGCCATCGGCACCGGCAACGTGGTGCCCGGCCAGGTCACCGCCTCCCTGGGCACATCGGGCACCATCTACGCCTATTCCGAGACCCCGGTGGTTGACCCCAGGGGGGAACTGGCCGCGTTCTGTTCCTCTTCGGGCGGCTGGCTGCCCCTGGTCTGCACCATGAACGTGACCGTGGCCACGGAGCTGACCCGCAACTTGCTTGAACTGAGCACCAGTCGCCTCAACGAGATGGCTGAGTCGGCCGGGCCGGGCAGCGGCGGCCTGCTGCTGTTGCCGTATTTCAACGGCGAGCGCACTCCTGCCCTGCCGGGTGCCACGGCCTCCCTGCACGGCATGAATTCCACCAATTACACGCCGCAGAACATGTGCCGCGCGGCCATGGAAGGCGCGACCTTCGGGCTCCGGTACGGCATGGACGTCATGCAGCGACTGGGCCTGGAACCTTCCGAGATCAGGCTGGTGGGGGGCGGGGCCAGGTCCGCATTGTGGCGGCAGATCGTGGCGGACATCCTGGGGTGTCCCGTGCTCAGGCCCCGGGTCGAGGAGGCCGGCGCGTTGGGAGCGGCCATCCAGGCCGTCTGGTGCGTGAAGACCGACCGGGGCGAGAGGGTCTCCCTGCCCGAACTCGCGGCCCGGTACGTGACCATGGACCTCACGGGCGGGGCCGAGCCCGATTCGGCCCGCAAAGGATTGTATGAAGACATCTACGGTCGTTATCTGCTGCTGGACAAGGCCCTGCGGTCCATGAACGAATGA
- a CDS encoding TlpA disulfide reductase family protein — translation MKKLILTMTILTLLAVPALALDVFPDLELTGSLTAEQAAHLGVETAPLKVSDIKGDYLLVEVFSLYCPICQRDAPEVNALRRALAASDVGSAIRFIGIGAGNTPFEINFYAKKYEADFPLFHDEDFVAHKALENVGTPAFYLVDLKAGLKLIFFHEGEMDDHKVMLDSLLKAVRENGRE, via the coding sequence ATGAAGAAATTGATTCTGACCATGACTATATTAACGCTCCTGGCGGTCCCGGCCCTGGCCCTGGACGTTTTCCCCGACCTGGAACTCACCGGCAGCCTGACTGCCGAGCAGGCGGCCCATCTCGGTGTCGAGACCGCACCCCTCAAAGTGTCGGACATCAAGGGCGACTACCTCCTGGTTGAGGTGTTCAGCCTGTATTGTCCCATCTGCCAGAGAGATGCGCCTGAAGTGAACGCCCTGCGGCGCGCGCTCGCGGCCTCGGATGTCGGGTCGGCCATCAGGTTCATCGGCATAGGCGCGGGCAACACGCCGTTCGAGATCAACTTCTACGCCAAGAAGTACGAGGCTGATTTTCCCTTGTTCCACGACGAGGATTTCGTGGCCCACAAGGCTTTGGAAAACGTCGGCACCCCGGCCTTTTATCTGGTGGACCTCAAGGCGGGCCTGAAACTGATCTTCTTCCATGAAGGGGAGATGGACGACCACAAGGTGATGCTTGATTCCTTGCTCAAGGCCGTCAGGGAGAACGGGAGGGAATGA
- a CDS encoding peroxiredoxin: MRFVLTVYLVLLFAVPQAGAMDHVYAPHGLKPVDSALKVAVGDEAPDFELPALAGGKVRLSDFRGRKNVVLSFVPAAWTPVCSDQWPGYNAALDLFRQYDAELIGISVDNTPSQFAWVEAMGGLDFTVLSDFWPHGAVARTYGILRTDGTAERALVVIDRQGIIRFVHVGDINKRPDLGMLVEELDKLPK, from the coding sequence ATGCGTTTTGTTCTGACTGTTTATCTGGTTCTTCTGTTCGCCGTGCCCCAGGCCGGGGCCATGGATCATGTCTACGCCCCCCATGGCCTTAAACCCGTGGACTCGGCGCTCAAGGTGGCCGTGGGCGACGAAGCGCCCGATTTCGAGCTGCCCGCGCTGGCGGGCGGCAAGGTCCGGCTGAGCGATTTCAGGGGCAGGAAGAACGTGGTCCTGTCCTTTGTCCCGGCCGCCTGGACCCCGGTCTGCTCGGACCAGTGGCCGGGCTACAACGCCGCCCTGGATCTCTTTCGGCAGTATGACGCGGAATTGATCGGCATCTCCGTGGACAACACGCCGAGCCAGTTCGCCTGGGTCGAGGCGATGGGCGGACTCGACTTCACGGTCCTGTCCGACTTCTGGCCCCACGGGGCGGTGGCCCGGACCTACGGCATCCTGCGCACGGACGGCACGGCGGAGCGGGCCCTGGTGGTCATCGACAGGCAGGGGATCATCCGCTTCGTTCACGTCGGCGACATCAACAAGCGGCCCGATCTGGGCATGTTGGTGGAGGAACTGGATAAGCTTCCGAAATAA
- a CDS encoding response regulator → MTTKILVIDDEQPTLKMFSLLLSAYGYEVLTAENGQMGVDVFREHSPWLVLTDIKMPVMDGIEVLKRIKAVNPHTEVIVITGHGDMDLAIQALNLDATDFINKPLQREALEKALERARERLAIARSEEEQITLEERPAAAVVGVRGNVTAHTIPHLNEAFDKAVKMGKPTILIDFDENASINGAGITGLKELLSGNRARGLHVVLAGLSSNFKAVFASVGITQLADLFDNENEALGSQ, encoded by the coding sequence ATGACAACCAAGATTCTGGTCATAGACGACGAACAACCCACACTGAAGATGTTCAGCCTGCTGCTGTCGGCCTACGGCTACGAGGTGCTGACCGCCGAGAACGGACAAATGGGCGTGGACGTGTTCAGGGAACATTCCCCCTGGCTGGTGCTGACCGACATCAAGATGCCCGTCATGGACGGCATCGAGGTCCTGAAACGGATCAAGGCGGTCAACCCGCACACCGAGGTCATCGTCATCACCGGCCACGGCGACATGGATCTGGCCATCCAGGCGCTCAACCTGGACGCCACGGACTTCATCAACAAGCCCCTCCAGCGGGAGGCCCTGGAAAAGGCCCTGGAACGGGCACGGGAACGGCTGGCCATCGCCCGCAGCGAGGAAGAGCAGATAACCCTGGAAGAGCGACCCGCAGCCGCAGTGGTGGGCGTGCGCGGCAACGTCACCGCCCACACCATCCCCCACCTGAACGAGGCTTTCGACAAGGCCGTGAAAATGGGCAAGCCGACCATCCTCATCGATTTCGACGAGAACGCCTCCATCAACGGGGCGGGCATAACCGGACTCAAGGAGCTGCTCTCCGGAAACCGGGCCAGGGGCTTACACGTGGTCCTGGCCGGGCTGTCCAGCAACTTCAAGGCCGTGTTCGCCTCGGTGGGGATCACCCAGCTGGCCGACCTCTTCGACAATGAAAACGAAGCGCTGGGATCACAGTAG
- a CDS encoding ATP-binding protein: MMFMEKLAARISHVGLREKLLFSMLAAVLFISVAIALVSRYILVSSLTNELEARGFAIAHSVAERGGSYILDDNIPQLLTLIFDEAKLRQRKNLVSYIFIENQRGEILAHTLTRNLPDNLRANSIPPGQNTSIKLVELHGQQIYDLAAGIHEGLYPIGTVHVGLNKSHIDALVGKLRVAFLGFISAVVLITIFLSSWLSKYITKPVSDLTRLSDEISRGNFDTPLHFGDEDWDTSKCPAFTNTDLPCWHFDQSRGEERPEDLHRTCADCAFYRKHKGDEVVQLGDSFRNMVWSIKLYRRRLRESEEKYRSLFDSGPDPIFVVDCTTGEIRDANPRTLELYGHTKKELIGMKFLELGPDHNGGCLDYFTEGGGGCVYFPKLIHYKKDGEPFFVNMHACPISYRGRHAIIIAVTDITQLIEKDAQLIQAGKMKSLGEMSAGVAHEINQPLNAIKLGSEFLALAQDEGMEIPKAHFREVVNEISTQVDRAAEIIDTLRSFSRKSDMLEESVDLNQPIKAVLSMLRRQFELDNITFDLKLGEGLPPVQAHSNRLQQVVFNLVANARDAINDKSSRDPDSERRISIRTGIDNHLVYAEIEDTGTGIDRDDRHKIFEPFFTTKEAGQGMGLGLAITYGIVKDYGGEIRIRSEKGKGTIFRMEFPAPGVRGGTA, translated from the coding sequence ATGATGTTCATGGAAAAGCTGGCCGCCCGAATCTCGCACGTGGGATTGCGGGAAAAGCTGCTCTTTTCCATGCTGGCGGCGGTCCTCTTCATATCCGTGGCCATCGCCCTGGTCTCCCGCTACATCCTGGTCAGCTCCCTAACCAACGAGCTCGAGGCGCGCGGTTTCGCCATCGCCCACTCCGTTGCCGAGCGCGGCGGCTCCTACATCCTGGACGACAACATCCCCCAACTGCTGACGCTCATCTTTGACGAGGCAAAACTCAGGCAGCGCAAGAACCTGGTCTCCTACATCTTCATCGAGAACCAGCGGGGGGAGATCCTGGCCCACACCCTGACCCGAAACCTGCCGGACAACCTGCGGGCCAACTCCATCCCGCCGGGACAGAACACCTCCATCAAGCTGGTGGAACTCCACGGCCAGCAGATTTATGACCTTGCGGCGGGCATCCACGAGGGGCTGTACCCCATCGGCACGGTCCATGTGGGTCTGAACAAGAGCCACATCGACGCCCTGGTGGGCAAGCTGCGGGTCGCATTCCTCGGTTTCATTTCGGCGGTGGTCCTGATCACCATCTTCCTGAGTTCCTGGCTCTCCAAGTACATCACCAAGCCCGTATCCGACCTGACGCGGTTGTCCGACGAGATCAGCCGGGGCAATTTCGACACCCCGCTGCACTTCGGCGACGAGGACTGGGACACCTCCAAATGCCCCGCCTTCACCAACACGGACCTGCCCTGCTGGCACTTCGACCAATCCCGGGGCGAGGAACGGCCGGAGGACCTGCACCGGACCTGCGCGGACTGCGCGTTCTACCGCAAGCACAAGGGCGACGAGGTGGTCCAGCTGGGCGATTCCTTCCGCAACATGGTCTGGTCCATCAAGCTCTACCGGCGCCGACTCCGCGAGTCCGAGGAGAAATACCGCTCTCTGTTCGACTCCGGCCCGGACCCGATCTTCGTGGTGGACTGCACCACGGGCGAAATCCGCGACGCCAACCCGCGCACCCTGGAACTCTACGGGCACACCAAGAAAGAGCTCATCGGCATGAAATTCCTGGAGCTCGGCCCGGACCACAACGGCGGGTGCCTGGACTACTTCACCGAGGGCGGCGGCGGGTGCGTGTACTTCCCCAAACTCATCCACTACAAGAAGGACGGCGAGCCGTTCTTCGTGAACATGCACGCCTGCCCCATCTCCTACCGGGGCCGCCACGCCATCATCATCGCGGTCACGGACATCACCCAACTCATCGAGAAGGACGCCCAGCTCATCCAGGCGGGAAAGATGAAGTCCCTGGGTGAAATGTCCGCAGGCGTGGCCCATGAGATCAACCAGCCGCTCAATGCCATCAAGCTGGGCAGCGAGTTCCTGGCCCTGGCCCAGGACGAGGGCATGGAAATCCCCAAGGCCCACTTCCGGGAGGTCGTCAACGAGATTTCCACCCAGGTGGACCGCGCCGCGGAGATCATCGACACCCTGCGCTCCTTCAGCCGGAAATCCGACATGCTGGAGGAATCCGTGGACCTCAACCAGCCCATCAAGGCGGTACTGTCCATGCTCCGGCGGCAGTTCGAGCTGGACAACATCACCTTCGACCTGAAACTCGGCGAAGGGCTGCCCCCGGTCCAGGCCCATTCCAACCGGTTGCAGCAGGTGGTCTTCAACCTCGTTGCCAACGCCCGCGACGCCATCAATGACAAATCCTCGCGGGACCCGGATTCGGAACGGCGCATCTCCATCCGCACCGGCATCGACAACCACCTGGTCTACGCGGAAATCGAGGACACGGGCACGGGCATAGACAGGGACGACCGACACAAGATTTTCGAACCGTTCTTCACCACCAAGGAAGCGGGCCAGGGCATGGGCCTGGGCCTGGCCATCACCTACGGCATCGTAAAGGATTACGGCGGGGAAATCCGCATCAGGAGCGAAAAGGGCAAAGGCACCATCTTCAGGATGGAATTCCCGGCTCCAGGAGTGCGAGGAGGCACTGCATGA
- a CDS encoding ABC transporter substrate-binding protein → MPGVSDTTIRLGSSLALTGHAGYLGTQTLRGAQAYLRFINDSGGIHGRRIDVIALDDSYDPPHCLVNTQNLIIDNNVLALFCYVGTPTTVKVLPLVEEARIPLIGMFTGANRLREPFNRYVINIRASYYQETASAVQHIVEDLGIKRIAVFYQYDAYGFDGLVGTELALKKFGLDLVARSSYIRGTQSVEDGLEKIRNSNAEAVIMVGTYGACARFINLARDEDYNPLFYNVSFVGAEELARRIGTYSPANVLMSQVVPPPSFSAGDSGVVAEYVTLLKKYFPDDTPSFVGLEGFLNARILVEGLERAGRDLTREGLIQAIESIQDLELGPGMSITYGPKDRQGLDAIYFTRLEGGRFMPFDDWAGLKARLEKNR, encoded by the coding sequence ATGCCCGGCGTCTCGGACACGACGATCCGCCTCGGATCCTCCCTGGCCCTGACCGGGCACGCCGGATATCTCGGCACCCAGACCCTGCGCGGAGCCCAGGCCTATCTCCGCTTCATCAACGACAGCGGCGGCATCCACGGACGGCGCATCGACGTCATCGCACTGGACGACTCCTATGACCCGCCCCATTGCCTGGTCAACACCCAGAACCTGATCATCGACAACAACGTGCTCGCCCTGTTCTGCTATGTGGGCACGCCGACCACGGTCAAGGTGCTGCCCCTGGTGGAGGAAGCGCGCATCCCGCTGATCGGCATGTTCACCGGCGCCAACCGGCTGCGCGAGCCCTTCAACCGCTACGTGATCAACATCCGGGCCTCCTACTACCAGGAGACCGCCTCGGCCGTGCAGCACATCGTCGAAGACCTGGGGATCAAGCGCATTGCGGTCTTCTACCAGTACGACGCCTACGGATTCGACGGGCTGGTCGGCACGGAACTGGCCCTGAAGAAGTTCGGGCTGGACCTGGTGGCCCGCAGCTCCTACATCCGGGGCACCCAGAGCGTGGAGGACGGGCTGGAGAAGATCCGCAACTCCAACGCCGAAGCCGTGATCATGGTCGGCACATACGGGGCATGCGCCCGGTTCATAAACCTGGCCCGCGACGAGGACTACAACCCGCTCTTCTACAACGTCTCCTTTGTAGGCGCCGAGGAACTGGCCCGGCGCATCGGCACCTACTCGCCCGCCAACGTGCTCATGTCGCAGGTGGTCCCGCCGCCCTCCTTCTCCGCCGGAGACTCGGGAGTGGTGGCCGAATACGTGACCCTGCTCAAAAAATATTTCCCCGACGACACCCCGAGCTTCGTGGGCCTTGAAGGCTTCCTCAACGCCCGCATCCTGGTGGAAGGGTTGGAACGGGCGGGCCGCGACCTGACCCGTGAAGGCCTCATCCAGGCCATCGAATCGATCCAGGACCTGGAACTGGGACCGGGCATGTCCATCACGTACGGCCCCAAGGACCGGCAGGGGCTGGACGCCATCTACTTCACCCGGCTCGAGGGCGGACGGTTCATGCCCTTTGACGACTGGGCCGGACTCAAGGCCCGGCTGGAGAAAAACCGATGA
- a CDS encoding 4Fe-4S dicluster domain-containing protein — MSKTFFIDLTKCTACRGCQVACKQWKKLPAEETENWGSHQNPKDLSGITLKLVRFQEVGTSPDDMQWLFFPEQCRHCVEPPCLDAMTVPGSIVHDQETGAVVYTDLTAKEADKEAFAMSCPYDIPRINKETGQVVKCDMCVDRVKAGLLPACVQTCPTGAMNFGDREEMLALAEKRLEAAQQKYPDAELVDADSVRVIYLAQTDPDSYHEYMSASLSPRGPLTRKQFLAKLGRPVKRMTS; from the coding sequence ATGAGTAAGACATTCTTCATCGACCTGACCAAGTGTACGGCCTGCCGTGGTTGCCAGGTTGCCTGCAAGCAATGGAAAAAACTGCCCGCCGAAGAGACCGAGAACTGGGGCTCCCACCAGAACCCCAAGGACCTGTCCGGCATCACCCTGAAACTGGTCCGCTTCCAGGAAGTGGGCACCAGCCCCGACGACATGCAGTGGCTGTTCTTCCCGGAACAGTGCCGCCACTGCGTGGAGCCGCCCTGCCTGGACGCCATGACCGTGCCCGGCTCCATCGTCCATGACCAGGAAACCGGCGCCGTGGTCTACACCGACCTGACCGCCAAGGAGGCGGACAAGGAAGCATTCGCCATGTCCTGCCCCTACGACATCCCCCGTATCAACAAGGAAACGGGCCAGGTCGTGAAGTGCGACATGTGCGTGGACCGCGTCAAGGCCGGGCTGCTGCCCGCCTGCGTGCAAACCTGCCCCACCGGCGCCATGAACTTCGGCGACCGCGAGGAAATGCTCGCCCTGGCTGAAAAAAGACTGGAAGCGGCACAGCAGAAGTACCCCGACGCCGAACTGGTGGACGCCGACTCCGTGCGCGTCATCTACCTGGCGCAGACCGACCCGGACAGCTACCACGAGTACATGTCCGCGTCGCTGTCACCGCGCGGGCCGCTGACCAGGAAGCAGTTCCTGGCCAAGCTGGGCCGTCCGGTCAAGCGCATGACCTCCTAA
- the fdnG gene encoding formate dehydrogenase-N subunit alpha: MHTNRRNFLKLSAVAATATAFGGLGFGCNAKQAGALPDYASALNPKWSKQTTSICCYCAVGCGLVVNTSLKDMRAINVEGDPDHPVSEGSLCAKGASIWQLAENDRRPDSVLYRAPYAKEFTKVSLSWALEKIAHNVKKTRDETFTEKNAKGQVVNRCDGIASAGSAALDNEECWAYQTMLRSLGLVYIEHQARIUHSATVAALAESFGRGAMTNHWTDIQNSDCILIMGSNAAENHPISFKWVTKAQEKGATLIHVDPRFTRTSAKADIYAGIRSGADIAVLGGMIKYILDNDLIFKEYVVNYTNASFIVGDKYSFIDGMFSGYDPKTRSYDKSTWAFAMDADGNPKKDPTLQNPKCVYQMLKKHYERYNLDKVATISGMSKEDLTKLYETYAATGVADKAGTVMYAMGWTQHTVGVQNIRSMAMIQLLLGNIGIAGGGVNALRGESNVQGSTDHCLLFHILPGYLKTPLAGQDTLEMYNKAYTPKSNDPKSANWWQNYPKYSASLVKAMWQDDDPATAYKYLPRLDTSSAREYSWLTMFDKMEKGQFKGFFAWGMNPACSGANADKNRKAMANLDWLVNVNIFPNETGWFWEGPGMDPTKIKTEVFFLPCAVSIEKEGSITNSGRWMQWRYKGPDAPHGLKPDGDLMYELMHEIKALYEKEGGAYPEPITRLTWDSIATNGVFDPHKTAQLINGRFTRDIEIKGKMYKKGELVPSFAFLQDDGSTASGNWLYCNSYTEKGNMAARRSLAQTPEQARIGLFPNFSWCWPVNRRVLYNRASVDLQGKPYNPEKAVIAWNGEKWVGDVPDGGWAPGTKYAFIMRKHGFGQLYGPGRADGPLPEYYEPLECPVKDHPFSGTLHNPTALSFDVEEKAVCDPRYPLIGTTYRVTEHWQTGVMTRNCDWLTECEPQVFVEMSPELAEMRGIENGDTVTVDSLRGSIWAKAIVTKRLKPFTIQGTEVHQVGLPWHFGWTWPKNGGDSANLLTPSVGDPNTGIPETKAFMVNVRKA; this comes from the coding sequence ATGCATACCAATCGAAGGAATTTCCTGAAGCTCTCCGCTGTCGCGGCCACGGCCACGGCGTTCGGCGGGCTCGGGTTCGGCTGCAATGCGAAGCAGGCCGGAGCACTGCCGGACTACGCATCCGCGCTCAACCCGAAATGGAGCAAGCAGACCACATCCATCTGCTGTTACTGTGCAGTGGGCTGTGGCCTTGTCGTCAACACGTCGCTCAAGGACATGCGGGCCATCAACGTAGAGGGTGATCCCGATCATCCCGTGTCCGAGGGCTCCCTGTGCGCCAAGGGCGCGTCCATCTGGCAGCTGGCCGAAAACGACCGCCGCCCGGACTCCGTCCTGTACCGCGCACCGTATGCCAAGGAATTCACGAAAGTCTCCCTGTCCTGGGCTCTGGAGAAGATCGCGCACAACGTCAAGAAGACGCGTGACGAAACCTTCACCGAAAAGAACGCCAAGGGCCAGGTGGTCAACCGCTGCGACGGCATCGCCTCCGCCGGTTCGGCCGCTCTCGACAACGAGGAGTGCTGGGCTTACCAGACAATGCTCCGCAGCCTCGGCCTGGTGTACATAGAGCACCAGGCGCGTATCTGACACAGCGCAACTGTTGCGGCTCTGGCAGAGTCGTTCGGACGCGGCGCGATGACCAATCACTGGACCGACATCCAGAATTCCGATTGTATTCTCATAATGGGCAGTAACGCTGCCGAAAACCACCCCATCTCCTTCAAGTGGGTGACCAAGGCGCAGGAAAAGGGCGCAACCCTGATCCACGTCGACCCCCGTTTCACCAGGACCTCGGCCAAGGCCGACATCTACGCGGGCATCCGCTCCGGCGCGGACATCGCCGTCCTCGGCGGCATGATCAAGTACATCCTGGACAATGACCTGATCTTCAAGGAGTACGTGGTCAACTACACCAACGCCTCCTTCATCGTCGGCGACAAATACTCCTTCATCGACGGCATGTTCTCCGGCTACGATCCCAAGACCCGAAGCTACGACAAGTCCACCTGGGCGTTCGCCATGGATGCGGACGGCAACCCGAAGAAGGACCCGACCCTCCAGAATCCCAAGTGCGTTTACCAGATGCTCAAGAAGCATTATGAACGCTACAATCTGGACAAGGTTGCCACCATCTCCGGCATGTCCAAGGAAGACCTGACCAAGCTCTACGAGACCTACGCGGCCACGGGTGTGGCCGACAAGGCGGGCACCGTCATGTACGCCATGGGCTGGACCCAGCACACCGTGGGCGTGCAGAATATCCGCTCCATGGCCATGATCCAGCTCCTGCTGGGCAACATCGGCATAGCCGGCGGCGGCGTCAACGCCCTGCGCGGCGAATCCAACGTCCAGGGCTCCACCGACCACTGCCTGCTGTTCCACATCCTCCCCGGCTACCTGAAGACCCCCCTGGCGGGCCAGGACACCCTGGAGATGTACAACAAGGCGTACACGCCCAAGTCCAATGATCCCAAGTCCGCCAACTGGTGGCAGAACTACCCGAAATACTCCGCCTCCCTGGTCAAGGCCATGTGGCAGGACGACGATCCGGCCACGGCCTACAAGTACCTGCCCAGGCTCGATACCTCTTCGGCCCGGGAGTACTCCTGGCTGACCATGTTCGACAAGATGGAGAAGGGACAGTTCAAGGGCTTCTTCGCATGGGGCATGAACCCGGCCTGTTCCGGCGCCAACGCCGACAAGAACAGGAAGGCCATGGCCAACCTGGACTGGCTGGTCAACGTCAACATCTTCCCCAATGAAACCGGCTGGTTCTGGGAAGGCCCCGGCATGGATCCGACCAAGATCAAGACCGAGGTCTTCTTCCTGCCCTGCGCGGTTTCCATTGAGAAGGAAGGCTCCATCACCAACTCCGGCCGCTGGATGCAGTGGCGCTACAAGGGCCCGGACGCACCGCACGGCCTGAAGCCGGACGGCGACCTCATGTACGAACTGATGCATGAGATCAAGGCCCTGTATGAAAAGGAAGGCGGCGCGTATCCCGAGCCCATCACCCGGCTCACCTGGGATTCCATCGCCACCAACGGCGTGTTCGACCCGCACAAGACGGCCCAGCTGATCAACGGCCGCTTCACCCGCGACATCGAGATCAAGGGCAAGATGTACAAGAAGGGTGAGCTGGTTCCCAGCTTCGCCTTCCTCCAGGACGACGGTTCCACCGCCTCCGGCAACTGGCTGTACTGCAACTCCTACACGGAAAAGGGCAACATGGCCGCTCGCCGCAGCCTGGCCCAGACACCGGAACAGGCAAGAATCGGGTTGTTCCCGAACTTCTCCTGGTGCTGGCCCGTCAACCGGCGCGTGCTCTACAACCGCGCCTCCGTAGACCTCCAGGGCAAACCCTACAACCCGGAAAAGGCGGTCATCGCCTGGAACGGCGAGAAGTGGGTCGGCGACGTACCCGACGGCGGCTGGGCCCCCGGCACCAAGTACGCCTTCATCATGCGCAAGCACGGCTTCGGCCAGCTGTACGGCCCCGGCCGCGCAGACGGTCCGCTGCCCGAATACTACGAACCGCTGGAATGTCCGGTCAAGGATCACCCCTTCTCCGGCACCCTGCACAATCCCACCGCCCTCTCGTTCGATGTCGAGGAAAAGGCCGTGTGCGATCCCAGGTATCCCCTGATCGGCACCACCTACCGCGTCACCGAACACTGGCAGACCGGCGTCATGACCCGCAACTGCGACTGGCTGACCGAATGCGAGCCGCAGGTCTTCGTGGAAATGAGCCCGGAACTGGCCGAGATGCGCGGCATCGAGAACGGCGACACGGTCACGGTCGACTCCCTGCGCGGGTCCATCTGGGCCAAGGCCATCGTCACCAAGCGCCTCAAGCCGTTCACTATCCAGGGCACCGAAGTCCATCAGGTGGGCCTGCCCTGGCACTTCGGCTGGACATGGCCCAAGAACGGCGGCGACTCGGCCAACCTGCTGACCCCGTCCGTCGGTGACCCGAACACCGGCATCCCCGAAACCAAGGCCTTCATGGTCAACGTCCGCAAGGCGTAA
- a CDS encoding MauE/DoxX family redox-associated membrane protein produces MIECLKKLLSNPWLALGFRLYIGGLFIYAAMYKINYAAEFSTTIASYRLVPYWAVNGLAVFMPWTEIICGALLVLGVRVKSAATIIIGLLSVFTVAIVVNILRDAPISCGCFHTLEDPISWWTVLRDLSWIGMTLHIYHFDRLFQTDQLFLGKLRRIES; encoded by the coding sequence GTGATCGAATGCCTCAAGAAGCTGCTGTCGAACCCGTGGCTGGCACTGGGATTCCGCCTCTACATCGGCGGCCTGTTCATCTACGCCGCAATGTACAAGATCAACTACGCGGCCGAGTTCAGCACCACCATCGCTTCCTACCGCCTCGTGCCATACTGGGCCGTCAACGGCCTGGCCGTGTTCATGCCGTGGACCGAAATCATCTGCGGCGCGCTGCTCGTCCTCGGCGTCAGGGTAAAGTCCGCGGCCACCATCATCATCGGGCTGCTCTCGGTCTTCACCGTCGCCATCGTCGTCAACATCCTCCGCGACGCGCCCATCAGCTGCGGATGCTTCCACACCCTTGAGGACCCCATCAGCTGGTGGACGGTCCTCCGCGACCTCAGCTGGATAGGCATGACCCTGCACATATACCACTTCGACAGGCTCTTCCAAACCGATCAGCTCTTCCTCGGCAAACTCAGGAGAATCGAGTCATGA